A region from the Cryptomeria japonica unplaced genomic scaffold, Sugi_1.0 HiC_scaffold_366, whole genome shotgun sequence genome encodes:
- the LOC131057547 gene encoding 1-aminocyclopropane-1-carboxylate oxidase-like: MGVPVIDMKNIDGGDREVIMAEIAKACESTGFFQLLNHGIEHELMDRVKKVCSEHYKLNREQSFNASLPVRLLSNALDSDNADKIENVDWEDVIQIHEMQETNSWPSQPSDFKETIQEFRNKIFSLTEKLLEVISLNLGLEKEYLKEAFAGGEKPFFGTKVSHYPPCPRPDLIKGIRAHTDAGGLILLYQDDQVSGLQVLNDGTWVDVQPIPYAIVVDIGDQLEAITNGKYTSAWHRILPTKNGNRFSVASFYNPSYNAKVYPASQLTAQTGDELSVYPEYPEYLFGDYMQVYSHQKYEAKEPRFEAMRIVNVECQ; this comes from the exons ATGGGCGTTCCAGTGATTGACATGAAAAACATAGACGGAGGAGACAGAGAGGTGATCATGGCTGAAATAGCCAAGGCCTGCGAGAGTACTGGTTTCTTTCAG CTTTTGAACCATGGCATAGAGCATGAACTCATGGACCGTGTAAAGAAAGTTTGCTCGGAGCATTACAAGCTTAACAGAGAGCAGAGCTTCAATGCCTCTTTGCCTGTAAGGTTGTTGAGCAACGCTCTTGACAGCGATAACGCTGATAAGATCGAGAACGTTGATTGGGAAGATGTTATTCAAATACATGAGATGCAGGAGACCAATTCATGGCCTTCCCAACCCAGTGATTTCAA GGAAACTATCCAGGAGTTTCGAAACAAGATATTTTCATTGACAGAAAAGCTGTTGGAAGTAATAAGTTTGAATCTGGGGCTAGAGAAAGAGTACCTGAAAGAGGCATTTGCGGGAGGAGAGAAGCCCTTCTTCGGCACCAAAGTGAGCCATTATCCTCCTTGCCCTAGACCGGACCTCATCAAGGGCATCCGTGCACACACAGATGCAGGTGGCCTCATTCTCTTATACCAAGACGATCAAGTGTCCGGTTTGCAGGTCCTCAATGATGGCACTTGGGTTGACGTGCAACCCATTCCATACGCAATAGTTGTTGACATTGGGGACCAGTTGGAAGCCATCACTAACGGCAAATACACCAGCGCATGGCATCGCATTCTACCCACTAAGAATGGCAACCGTTTCTCAGTGGCATCGTTTTATAATCCCTCATATAATGCCAAGGTCTATCCCGCATCTCAACTTACTGCTCAGACCGGTGATGAATTATCGGTTTATCCAGAGTATCCAGAGTATCTGTTTGGAGACTACATGCAGGTTTACAGCCACCAGAAATATGAAGCCAAAGAGCCACGATTCGAAGCTATGAGGATTGTGAATGTAGAATGCCAATAG
- the LOC131057548 gene encoding 1-aminocyclopropane-1-carboxylate oxidase-like codes for MGVPVIDMKNIDGGDREVIMAEIAKACESTGFFQLLNHGIEHELMDRVKKVSWEHYKLNREQSFNASLPVRLLSNALDSDNADKIENVDWEDVIQIHEMQETNSWPSQPSDFKETIQEFRNKIFSLTEKLLEVISLNLGLEKEYLKEAFAGGEKPFFRTKVSHYPPCPRPDLIKGIRAHTDAGGLILLYQDDQVSGLQVLNDGTWVDVQPIPYAIVVDIGDQLEAITNGKYTSAWHRILPTKNGNRFSVASFYNPSYNAKVYPASQLTAQTGDELSVYPEYPEYLFGDYMQVYSHQKYEAKEPRFEAMRIVNVECQ; via the exons ATGGGCGTTCCAGTGATTGACATGAAAAACATAGACGGAGGAGACAGAGAGGTGATCATGGCTGAAATAGCCAAGGCCTGCGAGAGTACTGGTTTCTTTCAG CTTTTGAACCATGGCATAGAGCATGAACTCATGGACCGTGTAAAGAAAGTTAGCTGGGAGCATTACAAGCTTAACAGAGAGCAGAGCTTCAATGCCTCTTTGCCTGTAAGGTTGTTGAGCAACGCTCTTGACAGCGATAACGCTGATAAGATCGAGAACGTTGATTGGGAAGATGTTATTCAAATACATGAGATGCAGGAGACCAATTCATGGCCTTCCCAACCCAGTGATTTCAA GGAAACTATCCAGGAGTTTCGAAACAAGATATTTTCATTGACAGAAAAGCTGTTGGAAGTAATAAGTTTGAATCTGGGGCTAGAGAAAGAGTACCTGAAAGAGGCATTTGCGGGAGGAGAGAAGCCCTTCTTCCGCACCAAAGTGAGCCATTATCCTCCTTGCCCTAGACCGGACCTCATCAAGGGCATCCGTGCACACACAGATGCAGGTGGCCTCATTCTCTTATACCAAGACGATCAAGTGTCCGGTTTGCAGGTCCTCAATGATGGCACTTGGGTTGACGTGCAACCCATTCCATACGCAATAGTTGTTGACATTGGGGACCAGTTGGAAGCCATCACTAACGGCAAATACACCAGCGCATGGCATCGCATTCTACCCACTAAGAATGGCAACCGTTTCTCAGTGGCATCGTTTTATAATCCCTCATATAATGCCAAGGTCTATCCCGCATCTCAACTTACTGCTCAGACCGGTGATGAATTATCGGTTTATCCAGAGTATCCAGAGTATCTGTTTGGAGACTACATGCAGGTTTACAGCCACCAGAAATATGAAGCCAAAGAGCCACGATTCGAAGCTATGAGGATTGTGAATGTAGAATGCCAATAG